The following are encoded together in the Cyanobacterium aponinum PCC 10605 genome:
- a CDS encoding efflux RND transporter periplasmic adaptor subunit — MNKKTFFRHKMLTSISLITLLTYGCGSENSSAPQPKAIPVSTTVLNSSTLIDSTEFVGSLEAVERVNLAPKINGRIMNIFVEEGAIVNRGQLIAELEPEQQQEDVNAATANIQAQVAAYNQSLADLRQTEAQRDSSSSDVARLKASVSSAQANLKTAEANLESAIADLDLAQVNYERSVFLVEQGVLPKQDLDDKTRDLNSSKANVEAQRKTVDAFRSNVASAQEALKSAQSNFAAAQERVESAKANVARSQANIEEAQSNRGSIEQNLAFTRLIAPIDGRVGDFQEFKLGDFLNVGQTLTTITNNRRFHLNLNIPTENIDNLRLGLPVEIIKTDGGVGVRGAVTYIAPLVNQDNQSINIKITFENDGTLKDQQYVRTRLIWDTKPGILVPTNVVTSLGGQKFVFVAREGKSNDDKTTMMAHQVPIQVQGIQGQDYQVTSGIQQGDRIITNRILDLRDKTPISLQEVTSQVN; from the coding sequence ATGAATAAAAAGACTTTTTTTCGTCACAAAATGTTAACTTCCATTTCTTTAATCACACTTTTAACTTATGGATGTGGCAGTGAAAATAGTTCTGCACCTCAACCGAAAGCAATACCCGTTTCCACAACGGTTTTAAATTCTTCTACTCTGATCGATAGTACGGAATTTGTTGGTTCTTTAGAGGCAGTGGAAAGGGTTAATTTAGCCCCTAAAATTAACGGTAGAATCATGAATATCTTTGTGGAGGAAGGGGCAATAGTTAATCGAGGACAATTAATTGCTGAGTTAGAGCCAGAACAACAACAAGAAGATGTAAATGCGGCAACAGCTAATATTCAAGCTCAAGTTGCCGCTTATAACCAGTCATTGGCGGATTTAAGACAGACTGAGGCTCAAAGAGATAGTAGTTCGTCAGATGTTGCTCGTTTAAAAGCCTCTGTTAGTAGCGCCCAAGCTAATTTAAAAACGGCGGAGGCAAATCTTGAAAGTGCGATCGCAGATTTAGATTTAGCTCAAGTTAATTATGAAAGGTCTGTTTTTTTGGTTGAACAAGGAGTGTTACCGAAACAAGATTTAGATGATAAAACTAGAGACTTAAATAGTAGCAAAGCTAACGTAGAAGCCCAAAGAAAAACTGTTGATGCTTTTAGGAGTAATGTTGCATCAGCCCAAGAAGCCTTAAAATCGGCTCAAAGTAACTTCGCGGCGGCTCAAGAAAGAGTTGAATCAGCAAAAGCTAATGTTGCTCGTTCTCAGGCAAATATTGAAGAAGCTCAAAGCAATAGGGGAAGTATTGAACAAAATCTTGCTTTTACAAGACTTATCGCTCCTATTGACGGTAGAGTGGGAGATTTTCAGGAGTTTAAACTTGGAGATTTTCTAAATGTAGGACAAACACTAACAACGATTACTAATAATAGAAGATTCCATCTTAATTTGAATATCCCCACAGAGAATATCGATAATCTTCGTTTAGGACTTCCTGTTGAAATTATTAAGACTGATGGTGGTGTAGGAGTCAGAGGGGCAGTAACTTACATTGCACCTTTAGTCAATCAGGATAATCAGTCTATTAATATTAAAATTACTTTTGAAAATGATGGTACTCTCAAAGATCAACAATATGTAAGAACTCGTTTAATTTGGGATACAAAACCTGGCATCTTAGTTCCCACTAATGTTGTCACCAGTTTAGGGGGTCAGAAATTTGTTTTTGTTGCCCGTGAGGGAAAGTCTAATGACGATAAAACAACGATGATGGCTCACCAAGTACCAATTCAAGTACAAGGTATTCAAGGGCAAGATTATCAGGTTACATCGGGAATTCAACAGGGCGATCGCATCATTACTAATCGTATCTTAGACTTACGAGATAAAACTCCTATTAGTCTTCAAGAAGTCACTAGCCAAGTAAATTGA